From a region of the Leptospira montravelensis genome:
- a CDS encoding acetyl-CoA C-acetyltransferase, whose product MEQVYILGGLRSAFGSFGGTLKDMSAVDLGVEVSKAALQKTGVDPSLIEESIFGNVIPTGKDGIYLARHIGLKSGVPIASPALTLNRLCGSGMEAVIQAAKKIMLGEAHTVLAGGVESMSNAPYVVRNARFGVRYGNSEFEDSLATGLTDIYVELPMGMTAENLSDQYKISREEQDLWAATSQERAEEATNKGILKEEIHAITINGKNPIVFDKDEFIKGKAGATKLATLKPAFKKDGSVTAGNASGINDGASAMIVASASQAKKLGKEPLAIVKSWGHAGCDPAKMGIGPAIAIPAALQKAGLSLKDVGLVEVNEAFAAQYLAVQKELGLDPKITNVNGGAVAIGHPLGASGNRVTLTLALEMQRRGVKYGVASLCIGGGQGIAIVLENPKA is encoded by the coding sequence ATGGAACAAGTTTATATATTGGGCGGACTTAGATCTGCATTCGGTAGTTTTGGCGGAACTCTCAAAGATATGAGTGCCGTAGACCTTGGAGTTGAAGTCTCCAAAGCAGCACTTCAGAAAACTGGTGTGGACCCATCTCTAATAGAAGAAAGTATTTTTGGTAATGTCATACCCACAGGCAAAGACGGAATTTATTTAGCACGACATATTGGTTTGAAATCTGGAGTTCCAATTGCGAGCCCTGCACTCACACTAAATCGACTTTGCGGTTCTGGAATGGAAGCAGTCATCCAAGCAGCCAAAAAAATTATGTTGGGTGAAGCACATACCGTTCTTGCTGGCGGTGTTGAATCAATGAGTAACGCGCCTTATGTGGTTCGTAATGCTAGATTTGGCGTTCGTTATGGAAATTCTGAATTTGAAGATTCATTGGCGACTGGTTTAACAGATATTTATGTAGAACTTCCAATGGGAATGACTGCTGAGAATTTAAGTGACCAATACAAAATCTCAAGGGAAGAACAAGATCTTTGGGCAGCAACTTCTCAAGAAAGAGCAGAAGAAGCAACTAACAAAGGTATCTTAAAAGAAGAGATTCATGCTATTACAATCAATGGAAAAAATCCAATTGTCTTTGATAAAGATGAGTTCATAAAAGGAAAAGCAGGTGCCACAAAGTTAGCTACTTTGAAACCTGCTTTTAAAAAAGATGGATCTGTCACTGCTGGAAACGCATCCGGGATCAATGATGGTGCATCTGCAATGATCGTAGCTTCTGCATCTCAAGCAAAAAAATTGGGAAAAGAACCTTTGGCGATTGTAAAGTCTTGGGGACATGCAGGTTGTGATCCTGCAAAGATGGGAATTGGTCCAGCGATTGCCATTCCAGCTGCGTTACAAAAAGCAGGACTCAGTTTAAAAGATGTTGGACTAGTGGAAGTTAACGAAGCTTTCGCTGCTCAGTATTTAGCCGTTCAAAAAGAACTAGGACTAGATCCAAAAATTACCAATGTCAATGGAGGAGCGGTTGCGATCGGACATCCACTCGGAGCTTCTGGAAACCGTGTTACCTTAACTCTTGCATTAGAGATGCAAAGACGAGGAGTAAAATACGGAGTAGCTTCCCTATGTATTGGTGGTGGACAAGGAATCGCTATCGTTCTAGAAAACCCAAAAGCTTAA
- a CDS encoding DUF6938 domain-containing protein — translation MNREPMFGLETGFLSKQTAGLIRGILQKRYSIGNSSVPLFSSPSSLYPGLELISDKGPNLIQKRLVVGSIRMGYGHHRMALSVYSHSLKKQIPTYLHDLLAINSPEAKAIADIDSGYSYFSRLSAEIGGPVEWLWGALMSQGNLTSLELSCQLAELYKGLMNGIPKDSSVITTYPLNGQIAVASGFQKTIHLICDNFPQYYLLVPGALNLVQSPSAYSKFIQMGVPKENLAVAGHWVSEDVVSNAVTDSENRVRRIDSKKCRRYLIPIGGAGAQKGYVLDLIRLSKKHLQNKKAVFWINTGDHSKVLKSIESFLIVQKIPYLSIDNWDDLIHFIERHPLRSEDHENNPPVVLFHFPSHTEAFSATDKLIRITDVLVTKPSELAFYPVPKLFIRRVGDHEAASVVRSLELGEGTVECREASHAKELIHIFTESDDLLLRMNESVIRSTIEGVYNGSKAAVEMSAAN, via the coding sequence ATGAATCGAGAACCCATGTTCGGCCTGGAAACCGGCTTTTTGTCGAAACAAACCGCAGGCCTCATTCGAGGAATCCTTCAAAAACGGTATTCTATCGGTAACTCTTCTGTTCCTTTGTTTTCATCGCCATCCTCTTTATACCCAGGTTTGGAACTCATCTCTGACAAGGGACCAAATCTCATTCAAAAACGATTGGTAGTGGGAAGCATTCGTATGGGATATGGCCACCATCGCATGGCCCTCTCTGTTTATTCACATTCATTAAAAAAACAAATTCCCACCTACTTACATGACCTACTTGCGATAAACTCACCAGAAGCAAAAGCGATAGCGGATATTGATTCTGGTTATAGTTATTTTTCTAGACTGAGTGCCGAAATTGGAGGGCCAGTGGAATGGCTTTGGGGTGCACTTATGTCCCAAGGGAATCTAACTTCTTTAGAACTCTCTTGCCAATTAGCAGAATTATATAAAGGGCTTATGAATGGAATTCCAAAAGACTCTTCGGTCATCACCACATACCCGTTAAATGGTCAAATAGCAGTAGCTTCCGGATTTCAAAAAACAATCCATCTCATTTGTGATAATTTTCCACAATATTATTTACTTGTACCAGGAGCACTCAACTTAGTCCAATCACCTTCCGCCTATTCGAAGTTTATCCAGATGGGTGTACCGAAAGAAAATCTTGCCGTTGCTGGTCATTGGGTATCGGAAGATGTAGTTTCCAATGCTGTCACTGATAGCGAAAATCGAGTGCGAAGGATTGATTCAAAAAAATGCAGAAGATATCTCATTCCCATCGGAGGAGCTGGTGCTCAGAAAGGTTATGTATTAGATCTGATTCGACTTTCCAAAAAACACCTTCAGAATAAAAAAGCTGTGTTTTGGATCAACACAGGTGATCACTCTAAAGTATTAAAATCTATCGAATCATTTCTTATCGTTCAAAAAATTCCTTATTTATCAATTGATAATTGGGATGATTTAATTCATTTTATTGAACGTCATCCTTTGCGTTCTGAAGATCATGAAAACAATCCACCAGTAGTTCTGTTTCATTTTCCATCTCATACAGAAGCTTTTTCTGCTACTGATAAACTCATTCGTATTACAGACGTCCTTGTGACGAAACCATCTGAACTTGCTTTTTATCCTGTGCCCAAACTTTTTATTCGCAGAGTGGGAGACCATGAAGCTGCATCTGTGGTTCGCTCCTTAGAACTTGGGGAAGGTACTGTGGAATGTAGGGAAGCCTCTCACGCAAAAGAACTCATTCATATTTTTACAGAATCAGATGATTTATTACTTAGAATGAACGAGTCGGTGATTCGAAGTACAATTGAAGGAGTCTATAATGGAAGTAAGGCGGCAGTTGAAATGTCAGCCGCAAACTAA
- a CDS encoding Hpt domain-containing protein, with amino-acid sequence MNDPEDQAWLKEMIVSLLENMATRVENLDRLLVSKEQKDLQAELHQIKGVAANFGLAALSEVVIKAEGFAKTGEIDASVEEGKKIAAIWESSRQELEKKFST; translated from the coding sequence ATGAACGATCCGGAGGATCAGGCCTGGTTAAAAGAGATGATCGTCTCTCTTTTGGAAAATATGGCTACTCGGGTTGAAAATTTAGACCGACTTTTGGTGTCAAAAGAACAAAAGGATTTGCAGGCAGAGTTACACCAAATCAAAGGAGTGGCTGCCAATTTTGGTTTAGCTGCACTTTCAGAAGTGGTGATCAAAGCGGAAGGTTTTGCAAAAACCGGCGAAATTGATGCTTCTGTTGAAGAAGGAAAAAAGATCGCTGCCATCTGGGAATCCTCCAGACAAGAATTAGAAAAAAAGTTTTCTACTTAA
- the lpxA gene encoding acyl-ACP--UDP-N-acetylglucosamine O-acyltransferase, which yields MKIHPTAIIDPKAELHESVEVGPFCIIEKDVKIGEGTVIESHVKILSGTRIGKFNKISSGGSFGGLPQDLAFKPETKTYLEIGDHNHMRENVIFHRGTVEGKATVIGNHNYLMGNVHIAHDVIVGDHNIMVQNAMLAGHVVIGHKVFISGSVGVHQFVRVADYAMLAGLTKVVKDVPPYATVDGHPGSVVSLNVVGMKRAGISADVRLAIKRVYKTIYHSGLNTKQALTELKKDPNPAPEVQKIIEFFETSKRGVVDHRFVAGGSDEE from the coding sequence ATGAAAATTCACCCCACTGCCATCATCGATCCCAAGGCGGAACTCCATGAGTCCGTAGAAGTTGGACCGTTTTGTATCATTGAGAAAGATGTCAAAATCGGCGAAGGAACCGTCATTGAATCCCACGTTAAGATCCTATCAGGAACTCGCATTGGTAAGTTCAATAAAATATCTTCTGGGGGGAGTTTCGGCGGTTTACCACAAGATTTAGCTTTCAAACCGGAAACCAAAACCTATTTAGAAATTGGTGACCACAACCATATGCGCGAAAACGTCATTTTCCATCGAGGAACTGTAGAAGGAAAAGCTACAGTCATTGGTAATCATAACTATCTTATGGGAAACGTTCATATTGCCCATGATGTGATCGTGGGCGACCACAACATTATGGTCCAAAACGCAATGCTTGCTGGCCACGTAGTCATCGGTCATAAAGTTTTTATATCCGGGTCAGTTGGTGTTCACCAATTTGTAAGAGTTGCTGATTATGCAATGTTAGCTGGTCTAACAAAAGTTGTGAAAGATGTCCCTCCTTATGCTACAGTAGATGGACACCCAGGTTCCGTCGTGAGTTTAAACGTAGTGGGAATGAAACGTGCAGGAATATCTGCTGATGTGCGCTTAGCAATCAAACGCGTTTATAAAACGATTTACCACAGTGGACTCAACACCAAACAAGCGCTTACCGAATTAAAAAAAGATCCAAACCCGGCACCAGAAGTTCAAAAAATTATCGAGTTCTTTGAAACTAGCAAACGTGGAGTAGTTGACCACCGATTTGTTGCAGGTGGATCTGACGAAGAATGA
- the galE gene encoding UDP-glucose 4-epimerase GalE, producing the protein MRILVTGGAGYIGSHIVLELMELGHEIIIVDDMEKGNEANLFPGNEFIKGEIQNPNVLKQTFSKKIDAVFHFAAWKAAGESMTDPLKYTINNLNGTFALLDAMIKYGCQYFVFSSSAAVYGAPKYLPIDEKHPLNPENYYGYTKLCIEENLEWFDKLKGLKSARLRYFNAAGYDPKGRIKGIEKTPANLLPIIMEVASGIRNGYEIFGTDYDTEDGTCVRDYIHVSDLAKAHVLALNYIMSKNESLTVNLGSESGYSVKEMADLSEKVVGKTIPHKTGPRRAGDPAKLLASSAKARELLNWKPVYSDAETLLSSMWNLYKNL; encoded by the coding sequence ATGAGAATTCTCGTCACCGGGGGAGCCGGTTATATTGGAAGTCATATTGTCTTAGAGCTTATGGAACTTGGACATGAGATTATCATTGTAGATGATATGGAAAAAGGAAACGAAGCCAATTTATTTCCTGGAAATGAATTCATCAAAGGGGAAATCCAAAATCCTAATGTTTTAAAACAAACATTCTCTAAAAAAATAGATGCTGTTTTTCACTTTGCAGCTTGGAAGGCTGCAGGTGAATCCATGACTGACCCACTTAAATATACAATCAACAACTTAAATGGAACCTTTGCTTTGTTAGATGCTATGATAAAATACGGTTGTCAGTATTTTGTTTTTTCATCCTCTGCGGCAGTTTATGGAGCACCAAAATACCTACCTATCGATGAAAAACATCCACTAAATCCAGAAAACTACTACGGATATACAAAGTTATGTATTGAAGAAAACCTGGAATGGTTTGATAAACTAAAAGGTTTAAAATCTGCTAGGTTACGTTATTTCAATGCGGCAGGTTATGATCCCAAAGGTAGAATCAAAGGAATTGAAAAAACTCCTGCCAATTTGTTACCGATCATCATGGAAGTTGCCTCAGGGATTCGTAACGGTTACGAAATTTTTGGAACGGATTATGATACAGAAGATGGAACTTGTGTTCGTGATTACATCCATGTTTCTGATTTAGCCAAAGCCCATGTTTTAGCATTAAACTATATCATGTCAAAAAACGAAAGTTTGACGGTAAATTTAGGTTCGGAATCGGGATATTCAGTCAAAGAAATGGCAGACCTTTCTGAAAAAGTGGTTGGTAAAACCATACCTCACAAAACAGGTCCTAGGCGAGCGGGAGATCCTGCAAAACTTTTAGCATCTTCTGCAAAAGCAAGAGAACTTCTCAATTGGAAACCTGTTTATAGTGATGCAGAAACACTACTCTCCAGTATGTGGAATCTGTATAAAAACTTATAA
- a CDS encoding M15 family metallopeptidase → MLRTKYITLLFVSLFLVCGEKPVKTTESDLYLGIEKKSYLTGKFNSPGPLAAVILEENGKDHFLRPDVKKALHQMINDFEDSKPSSYKQHIFLVSSFRNFNHQKGIWESKFTGKKVMRSPIKGKTPEEIINLILEFSSAPGTSRHHWGTDFDINALDNAYFEENGKGKILYDWLKLNAAKYGFCQPYSSLSTRKNKGYQEEKWHWSYAPVSNKLTKEWIKGFTTGEIQLVGSFLGADVLGDRALDYVSSINPDCEKIKIPSL, encoded by the coding sequence ATGTTACGAACTAAATACATAACCTTGTTATTCGTTTCTTTATTCTTAGTTTGCGGTGAAAAACCAGTTAAAACAACCGAATCTGATTTGTATTTAGGTATAGAAAAAAAATCCTACTTAACAGGAAAATTTAATTCGCCTGGGCCACTAGCGGCAGTTATACTAGAAGAAAATGGAAAAGATCATTTCCTTAGGCCTGACGTTAAAAAAGCACTTCACCAAATGATTAACGATTTTGAAGATTCAAAACCATCTTCATACAAACAACATATTTTTTTAGTATCTTCTTTTCGTAATTTTAATCATCAAAAAGGAATATGGGAATCCAAATTCACTGGTAAAAAAGTAATGCGTTCGCCGATTAAAGGAAAAACACCAGAAGAAATTATCAATTTGATTTTAGAATTTTCTAGTGCACCTGGAACTTCTCGTCACCACTGGGGAACTGATTTTGATATCAATGCTTTGGATAATGCCTATTTTGAAGAAAATGGAAAAGGTAAAATTCTTTATGATTGGCTAAAACTAAATGCAGCCAAATATGGATTCTGCCAACCTTACAGTAGTTTATCGACAAGAAAAAATAAAGGTTACCAGGAAGAAAAATGGCACTGGTCTTATGCTCCGGTTTCCAATAAACTGACAAAAGAATGGATCAAAGGATTTACAACCGGAGAAATTCAATTGGTTGGAAGTTTTTTAGGGGCTGACGTTCTAGGAGACCGGGCATTGGATTATGTAAGTTCCATAAACCCGGATTGCGAAAAAATTAAGATCCCTTCTTTATAA
- the recG gene encoding ATP-dependent DNA helicase RecG, which produces MKPGLDLSESLSSLKGIGPKRRTILLEHGISTFFELLTYFPRRYLDRNFTKDIILKQGDVVTLLGTIADSYIVHGKKSRLLVGFRTLNNERINLVFFRGVNFFHKIFTVDRKVVVSGKLEYFKGYQIVHPEYEFLSDKDDPEDSIHAGRIIPLYPSTEALKEEGLDSKGLRKLIHQVLEGGNIKENLPSKLVKKRELLGRDKAFHEIHFPETMEAVQIARKRFAYEEFFYFQRLLLYKQRERQKIKRMLWPLPKSPSRENLEINLPFELTEDQKVAVNTILSQTSSDSPSAFLLQGDVGSGKTITALLIGLHYIDNHIQVVFLAPTEILARQHYQTIYKFMGNMPFLGIELLLGGENKKIRSEKLARIKTGESNIIIGTHSLLQEDVVFSDLGLVVIDEQHKFGVDQRETIRSKGKNPDILAMTATPIPRTLCLTLYGDLTLVNIKTKPKGRKPIDTRWYKEDRRIGVYNSIRKYVSSGRQCYIVYPLVEESEKVDLESCTVAYENLRTNVFPDLKIGLLHGKMKSAEKEFVMEKFKSGEIQILVTTTVVEVGVDVPNATILVVEHADRFGISQLHQLRGRVGRSDIESFCILMTGDFISDEGRDRLEALVTSNDGYYLAEKDLAIRGPGELLGVKQSGLPEFKIADLVSDRNLLDEAKEDASSFPLDDPNEVAELSTRFSEGKFLFAN; this is translated from the coding sequence ATGAAACCGGGACTCGATTTATCAGAAAGTTTATCTTCTCTCAAAGGAATTGGACCTAAACGAAGAACCATTCTTTTAGAACATGGAATTTCAACTTTTTTTGAACTACTTACTTATTTTCCCCGCCGTTATTTGGATCGTAATTTTACCAAAGATATTATTTTAAAACAAGGGGATGTGGTCACTCTCCTTGGAACCATTGCTGATAGTTATATTGTACATGGAAAAAAAAGTAGGTTACTCGTTGGATTTAGAACCTTAAACAATGAACGTATCAATTTGGTATTCTTTCGTGGAGTGAATTTTTTTCATAAAATTTTCACTGTAGATAGAAAGGTTGTCGTTTCTGGAAAATTAGAATATTTTAAAGGATACCAAATCGTTCATCCTGAATACGAGTTTTTATCTGATAAAGATGATCCAGAAGATTCCATCCATGCGGGTCGCATTATTCCCCTTTATCCGTCTACCGAAGCCCTAAAAGAAGAAGGATTAGATTCAAAGGGACTACGTAAATTGATACATCAGGTTTTGGAAGGTGGAAACATCAAGGAAAACCTACCTTCTAAATTAGTCAAAAAACGAGAGTTACTTGGTCGAGATAAAGCCTTCCATGAAATTCATTTCCCTGAGACAATGGAAGCCGTACAAATTGCACGAAAACGATTTGCATACGAAGAATTTTTTTATTTTCAAAGACTTCTTCTTTACAAACAAAGAGAAAGGCAAAAAATAAAACGTATGCTTTGGCCACTTCCAAAATCTCCCTCCCGGGAAAATTTGGAAATAAATCTTCCCTTCGAATTGACGGAAGATCAAAAAGTTGCTGTAAATACCATTTTATCTCAAACTAGCTCGGATTCTCCTTCCGCTTTTTTATTACAAGGAGATGTAGGTTCTGGAAAAACCATTACAGCTCTACTCATTGGGCTTCACTATATCGATAACCACATTCAAGTAGTATTTTTAGCACCAACGGAAATTTTGGCCCGCCAACATTACCAAACCATTTATAAATTTATGGGGAATATGCCTTTTCTTGGCATTGAACTACTGCTTGGTGGTGAGAATAAAAAAATTCGTTCTGAAAAATTGGCAAGGATCAAAACAGGAGAATCGAATATCATTATTGGAACTCATTCTTTATTACAAGAAGATGTAGTTTTTTCAGATCTTGGACTTGTTGTGATTGATGAACAACATAAGTTCGGTGTCGACCAAAGAGAAACTATTCGTTCCAAAGGGAAAAATCCTGATATTTTGGCTATGACTGCGACTCCAATCCCACGAACACTTTGCCTTACTTTGTATGGAGATTTAACTTTAGTAAATATCAAAACAAAACCAAAAGGCCGTAAACCCATCGACACTCGGTGGTACAAGGAAGATCGAAGGATTGGCGTTTATAATTCAATTCGTAAATATGTAAGTTCAGGTAGACAATGTTATATTGTATATCCGTTAGTAGAAGAATCGGAAAAGGTAGATTTAGAATCTTGCACAGTTGCTTATGAAAACTTAAGAACTAATGTATTTCCTGATTTGAAAATTGGATTATTACACGGTAAAATGAAAAGTGCAGAAAAAGAATTCGTGATGGAAAAGTTTAAATCGGGAGAAATTCAAATCCTTGTCACAACGACTGTAGTGGAAGTGGGAGTGGATGTTCCTAACGCCACCATTTTAGTAGTCGAACATGCGGATCGTTTTGGAATTTCCCAATTACACCAGTTACGTGGACGTGTGGGAAGAAGTGATATTGAAAGTTTTTGTATTTTAATGACGGGTGATTTTATCAGTGACGAAGGAAGGGATCGTTTGGAAGCACTTGTCACTTCCAATGATGGATATTATTTAGCCGAAAAGGATTTGGCCATTCGGGGACCTGGGGAACTTCTTGGAGTCAAACAGAGTGGGCTTCCTGAGTTTAAAATTGCCGATTTAGTATCGGATCGGAATTTACTTGATGAGGCTAAAGAAGATGCTTCTTCCTTTCCTTTGGATGATCCTAATGAAGTCGCAGAATTGAGTACAAGATTCAGTGAAGGCAAATTTTTATTTGCGAATTAG
- a CDS encoding metallophosphoesterase family protein translates to MKIIYLTDIHDGLHGLKRILQTTEADLYLFSGDIIYKAFFSFDRIIDFCGVQEELYYLLTERKDDSTPFDFTTHAIRFPEKYSTAIVEKSQKYRDLYKLAAKTMKEKYEIIEKLIIKYAKSPVYCLPGNYDLDLQYTELYQREVHRKSFDFGNLKVSGYGGAPIWTSGIPEKLTVVFHEYTKNGKNYSEPEDFFREELPDICWIHNPAYGYFDNIPGVGKCGSQGIRRYLDDESPSLVVSGHVHEDQGIKKTRNTVFINPSNFGAVDSLHGFQEGGYFAEIIMDGKNVVQSNLCQLRGDDWFPLIEVDCTEKNLKLISQNPISAVSSEDYIRGN, encoded by the coding sequence ATGAAAATCATTTATCTAACGGATATCCATGATGGACTTCATGGTCTAAAACGAATTCTGCAAACCACTGAAGCAGATTTGTATTTGTTTTCCGGAGATATTATTTACAAAGCTTTTTTTTCCTTTGATCGCATCATTGATTTTTGTGGTGTCCAAGAAGAGTTATACTATTTATTAACGGAAAGAAAAGACGATTCCACTCCTTTTGATTTTACAACTCATGCCATTCGATTTCCCGAAAAATATTCTACGGCCATCGTAGAAAAATCTCAAAAATATCGAGATTTGTATAAACTCGCTGCTAAAACGATGAAAGAAAAATATGAAATCATCGAAAAACTAATTATTAAATATGCAAAATCACCTGTTTATTGTTTGCCGGGAAATTATGATTTAGATTTACAATACACCGAATTATACCAACGCGAAGTACATAGAAAAAGTTTTGATTTTGGTAATTTAAAGGTTTCTGGTTATGGTGGAGCTCCCATTTGGACTTCTGGAATTCCGGAAAAACTAACCGTTGTATTTCATGAGTACACAAAGAACGGAAAAAACTATAGTGAACCAGAAGATTTTTTTAGAGAAGAACTGCCCGACATTTGTTGGATTCATAATCCTGCCTATGGATATTTCGATAACATTCCTGGTGTAGGCAAATGTGGAAGCCAAGGGATTCGTAGGTATTTGGATGATGAATCTCCTTCTCTAGTAGTTTCTGGTCATGTCCATGAAGACCAAGGAATCAAAAAAACAAGAAACACAGTTTTTATCAACCCATCTAACTTTGGTGCTGTGGACTCGCTACATGGTTTTCAAGAAGGTGGATATTTTGCCGAAATCATTATGGATGGGAAAAATGTAGTCCAGTCAAATCTTTGCCAATTGCGAGGTGATGATTGGTTTCCTCTCATCGAAGTAGATTGTACTGAGAAAAACTTAAAACTCATTTCACAAAACCCAATTTCAGCTGTAAGTTCCGAAGATTACATTCGAGGAAATTAA
- a CDS encoding NAD(P)H-dependent glycerol-3-phosphate dehydrogenase, translating into MKIGIIGAGSFGTALGSILADKGYDVTLWTRSEDQARSITENHLNTKHMPDLVLPEKLKADTNLVHVVKDKDMIVSAPPSHALSGILKEIKDHIPPKVPIVSASKGIENESLRLISEIFESELPGQFHSQLSYLSGPSFAKEMVKRVPTIVSIASKNEATAKRVQEIFSFTYFRTYWTPDVVGVEVGGALKNVIAIAAGVADGLGFGQNTRAALITRGLNEITRMGIKMGADPMTFLGPSGMGDLVLTCCGEGSRNRTVGFRLGQGEKLKEILASMNEVAEGVKTTLSAKNLSDKLGVEMAITQEVYRMLYEDKDPKEVVKALMSRDLKREGV; encoded by the coding sequence ATGAAGATTGGTATCATTGGCGCCGGAAGTTTTGGCACTGCACTAGGTAGTATTTTAGCGGACAAGGGTTATGACGTGACCCTTTGGACAAGAAGCGAGGATCAAGCAAGATCCATAACTGAAAACCATTTGAATACCAAACATATGCCCGATTTGGTACTCCCTGAGAAATTAAAAGCTGATACAAATCTTGTCCATGTTGTGAAAGACAAGGACATGATTGTTTCTGCTCCCCCAAGCCATGCGCTCTCGGGGATTCTAAAAGAAATTAAAGACCATATTCCTCCAAAAGTGCCGATTGTTTCTGCCTCCAAAGGGATTGAAAACGAAAGCCTCAGACTAATATCAGAAATTTTTGAATCCGAACTACCGGGCCAATTCCATTCGCAGCTTTCCTATCTTTCTGGCCCCAGTTTTGCCAAAGAAATGGTGAAACGAGTTCCAACTATAGTTTCCATAGCTTCCAAAAATGAAGCCACCGCCAAACGAGTGCAGGAGATATTTAGTTTTACGTATTTCAGAACCTATTGGACCCCCGATGTCGTGGGTGTCGAAGTGGGTGGTGCCTTAAAAAACGTCATCGCGATTGCTGCAGGTGTTGCCGACGGACTTGGGTTTGGCCAAAATACAAGGGCTGCTCTCATCACACGCGGGTTAAACGAGATCACAAGAATGGGAATCAAAATGGGTGCAGATCCCATGACTTTCCTTGGACCATCGGGAATGGGAGATTTGGTTCTTACCTGTTGTGGGGAAGGTTCAAGGAATCGGACAGTTGGCTTTCGCCTAGGCCAAGGTGAAAAACTAAAAGAGATATTAGCTTCTATGAATGAAGTCGCTGAAGGTGTCAAAACCACACTTTCTGCAAAAAATCTTTCTGACAAACTAGGTGTGGAAATGGCCATCACCCAGGAAGTCTATCGAATGTTATATGAAGATAAAGATCCGAAAGAAGTTGTCAAAGCGCTGATGAGCCGCGACCTCAAACGGGAAGGTGTCTAA
- a CDS encoding MAPEG family protein — METIYYTLIGFALWTLGLGVFLTSYRSVQVLLGKKKSNEFPAGIQHGSDFNWRLNRAHINSLENLPVFLTVVFLSASFGKIDSFANQAGLVILGARVLQSLTHLTSTNVLAVNIRFTFYMTQVITYIVLLVRLV; from the coding sequence GTGGAAACAATTTACTATACACTCATTGGATTTGCGTTATGGACTTTGGGACTTGGTGTATTTTTAACTTCTTACAGAAGTGTACAAGTGTTACTTGGAAAAAAGAAATCGAATGAATTCCCTGCGGGGATCCAACACGGTTCTGACTTTAATTGGAGATTGAACCGAGCACATATCAATAGTTTAGAAAATCTTCCGGTATTTTTAACAGTTGTGTTTTTGTCTGCAAGTTTCGGTAAAATAGATAGTTTTGCCAACCAAGCTGGACTTGTCATTTTAGGAGCAAGGGTTTTACAATCCCTCACTCATCTAACATCAACGAATGTTCTAGCAGTCAATATCCGGTTTACATTTTATATGACTCAAGTAATCACTTATATTGTATTACTGGTTCGCCTTGTTTAG